CTATAGCTGACCTGTGAAGAGACATAGGATACACTCCTTCACAACAGACAGACAAGTACATAAATGCTCAGtgtggcaattaaaaaaaaaagttaactagaTGCCTCTAGATGTGCTCCGCTCTGCATCTAGCCAGATGAAGTTAAGGGATGTTTCCCAACAATGTGACAGCTATACTGCAGAGCTAAAGAGGGACTCCTGTGCTCTGCAACTTTAAGACAGGAAATTCTTGATCAGGGGTATAGAGGCAAGTGCAATGCAGGCTTACATTGATTGTGCTCCAGTTGAGGAATGAAGCCCATCTGCCCCATTcctggagtgttttttttttccaacaaaaaggaTACAAGTTTGCTGTTCAGATTTCTATTTACAGAATGCAAAACTAAAGTGAAAACTTAAACATCTCCCATCCTGACTCACTATGCCACactggaatataaaaatatccctCTAATGCTTACATGTGTAGCACGAAAACAGTGCTATGGATTCTCACAGCAGCAGGCCATGTCATCTAAAGGGGTTCATAGATTGGCATTCGGGCAATGTTGGGAATCAGAAGCTCCATCCAAAGTAAGTGATCAAGAACAGTAAAGGTCCTGTTTTAACTAAAGATTTATTATAAGGCTGTCACTAAACTCTGTTAGGCAGATGAGTGTTGGTCAAATATTTTGCTTCTGTAATAAACTGCAGCAGCAAAATTTGAGATAGAATCTGCCTAGTCTCCATGGATAACTCTACTTCACCCAGTGTATATATCAGTCACACTGTGACCATTAGCTGGATTCAATAAACAGTGCAAATCGGAAAGCATTAGGTGCAGAGTATAGTTACTAACAAATTATAATATTCAAAAGTCAGACCACTAGAAGATTCAGGTTAACTATGTATACTGTACTTCCACCTATTCTTTGTAGAAACGTGCATGTCTTCCTCGGTTAAGAATCACATTCTTTTCCAAGCAAACAAGAATAAGGGGAAAACAGAACAACTTAAGGAGTAGCATCTGCAGCGCATTGAGTAGCTTTTAACAAAAACACCAACCCAAAACAGGAATTAAAACTCAAGCTGGCCAAATGTAACAATGATGTTGGCCCAGAAACACCTTGGAAAACCCTCAGTGAAAATCACCGACACTACATGAACTTAATTATTAAGTCAAGGacatgaaaattttaaaaacaaaggtaACTGGAAATACAAATCCTAAAAGATGATCTGTGCCAACCCCCAGCAAGGACATAAAGTATGCATTTCCCTACAACTGCTCAGGACCGATTCCCTAAACACACACCATAAGATTTACACTTCCtcatacaacattttttgtttccccTCCTAAAATGTAGTACTCCACTACAAAACTGCAGGTTCGGGCTGTTAAAACAAGACACATAGAACAGAAAACTTCAGCACTGGATTCAGCATGGGCATGTTATATGCTTACACAGCTCTGCACCCAAACTGCACATTAGACAAAACACTACTGATCTTTCATATCTTTCATCTTATTCCAAAGAAGCAAAAGGATTATTCACCATATACAGTGAAGTAAACTGTATTCCTGTCAGATCAAAAAATGTCCCCAACCctccccaaaaattaaaaaaaaaaaaagaaaacgcctaagatttttgtttttaagtttagttaAAAGGGAAATGCAAATAGTTTTCTTTTAGAGCTTCTGTATAAATCTAACTATTTAATAAAGTTGTAGTTTGGTTTAACACTGATTATTGATCAAGTAAATGACTCATTGCTAATAAAAAATTTCATAAAGACCATTAAAAATTCTCTACTGATATGATACTGAACCTTAAGTGAGTTGACAGTTCAAAAAGGGATTTTGTACATGTATAGGGCAAATAGGAGCAGAGACTTTACAGATATCCCTAGAATACCAATTGACCAGTCCACCatagacacataaaaaaaatttccaggtaagcgtttttttcttcttttttttctcacggTTTTCATTGTGCAGGCAAGAATTATTTAGGAGAATAGAAAACGCAACCGGGAAGATTCAGATATCATCTTCCTCCTCGTCTTGTGAGGAGCCTGCCTGATTGCTTGCACTGGCTGAGGCGGCTGCGAGTTGTGCCTGCTGTGCAGCTTGCTGCATCTGTAGCCATTCCTGTTGGGCCAATTCTGCCTGTTGCTGTCTGGCCTGCAAGTAAATTTCAACACAGTTTTAGAAATGATAGTCATTGGTAAATGAAGTGCAAGAAAACAGATTGTAGCATGAACAGTTTTAACTGACCCCTATTGAGGAAAAGGAAGATCATGATAAAAGTATGAAGTGCAGCAGCTTTACAACCTTCCTGGCATTATAATGGCATTCCTATAGTCCCATCACTTTACACGCCTGCCTCCATATCTCATAGAAATTTTAAGGGCAGCAAGTCAATTACATAGTATCTTCttactttttacagtaaaaattacaTTGATATTTCTTtggaaatacataaaacaaacaccTATAATACTACAGCATAAAACTTGCTGTAGTAAAAAAaggtgcagtttaaaaaaaaaaaaaaaaaaaaaaaaagcttgtgcaTGGAGAAGAATGAATTCTTGCCATTTAACATTGGCATTCTTCGCCATGACCAACAGATATCTTAAAGTCACATTGGATAAATACTGCCCAAACACCAACTTAATGGCTGATCCCCCACAACGTTACAAACTGTATGCCCAGGTGGCTAAAATCATACTTATGGAATACCTAACAGGTAGTCTTAACCtgcctggcggtatgaatattaagtatttttaacataaaaatacttGGAATtctaaatttcccgcctggtcctgcctaCCAGCCACACACATTGGCGAGCAGATGCCCGGGACACAGGGCATCGCCGGAGGACGCCACAGGCACCGCTGAAGCAtgctgctggaacgtgggaaaCAGGTAGAACTTTTAAAGTTCCGGGCacttccaccctgagtgtggctcggggttacagcttttggtatggaaaattcacctggatccacactcgggaataccgtcaGGAAGGTTATTGATAATTTGGAAAAGTTCTACGGTATCCAGGTTTTTTTAAGATTAATATGCAAAAATGGCCCGACAAACCCCTCTTCCCCTACAGTATAGGACCCTTGGTCTTTGCATTAGTTAAAcctcaaattcatttttaatttggttaGTTCTCTTTAATCTTTGTCTTCTGCTTCTTTTCAAACCTTCCTTTCCACCTCCCACTACCTGGAGACAGCTGTTTATTACCATGGGGGCCTACAATGTCATCTGTATTACatcacttaggctacgtacacacgtcagatgagtCTTGTTTATTGTTTCAGGGCTGGTGTCCGACGAGAActtgatgtgtgtacagcagccgtctgatgttgttcatggatccttcctggAGGATGCACGAACGACTGCAATAgtagtgaagaggagagagcacagcggggtgccgctggctcgttcttccccctcccctcctaatacagcagaatggtgctgaatgtacaacgctcattcatgcatctttcagtcttttgtcgttggaaaggatcgttaaagatccttttcaatgacaaaaggcTAACGTGTTTACGCAGCAATATACTTGTCATTTTTACCAGTAGTTGACAGACTAGATATTTTTAGGACTGTAACAATACAACAGTGCCaggggatttcttttttttttcttttactccttgtacatttttttattgcatatttcattatttactattgtttcttAGGTTTGCCTTGTACAAACAAAATTTGTtatcaaaaatgtttgtaaaaatataattacatatttgcaTAGATGGCTTACTTTTGCAAACAATTCTTGCTGCTGCCTTAGAAGTTCTTCTTCGGGAATGCCAAGGTTTTCTAGTCGGGAGCTGgcctttcttctttttaatgctaCGGTTTTGCACTCTTGCAGGACTTCTTTTACTTCACTGATATAGGAACCAAATCCCAAACTTTCTAGtgctaggagaaaaagaaaaaacaaatgagttATAATAGCAACAACTCTATATTCTTAAAGCCAAATTCCATGTGCCGCCAACAACACCAGTTAATGCAGTTTTGCATTCATtcaaatgaatgaaaacattcGTTTAGCTGCAATATTGAAGAttcccccccccttcccaatttCTATCTGGTGAGACCACAGTCTCAAAAAAAACATCAGAGTGTATACAGGTGGGCAGGAGGGGTTAATACAGGTGGTCAGATTACACCGGAGaagtactatatataaaaaaaaaaaaaaaaaatagcaaagctTAGAATTCTGGCTCTGACACAATCTTCCCAGCCCTGATGGTCCCAGCTGACCTTAAATTTTTGGGAGGCTCTCCAGCACACAGGCCTACACTTGGCCTCAGACTCTCAATCtaaattctcttttattattattaggcaggtGCACAGAGCCACCTTTTATTGCTGGCCTGGAAGAGGGATGGATCTGCAAATTTGCGGCATACAATTACCTTTACCCAAGCCCTTTATCCTCTTTCCCAAATGAAATAGAGGGGAACACTTTTAGATAACATCTAAACCTAGCCTCACACTACACATCAGCATTCAATCATACAAAAAAGTCAGCACAGCGGAGTTGCCATATTAAGACCAATGCAGTAGAAGGATTTTATTCCTTATAAAATGTTGGGGTAAAATGAATACCTGTGGGAAGTGAAATTTAGCCTATGAACAGCAGATGGCGCACTAAATACAGAGAATCAGAGCTGCTCAGGATACAGCAATGTAAATGTCACCTGTTGGCTTGTGGCCATCAATGTTTAAAAGAGAACCTATCCCCAGACCACTCATTTTAACAAACATCCCCACACAGGCCTAACAGTGCATTTACATATTTGATGCATgtcatttaaataacattacTAAGTGTCAACTAAATTCCATCAATATATAATTAATGGGCAGGGTCAGTTTTTGTAAATTCACTACTAACAAAACTGAATAGaccattaaaagttaaaaaaataaaaaaaaaaataaaaagttaaaaaaaaaaatactaattttaaaattagtattgttaaaaatactaatttaagtATTGTTAAAATTAAGCTtgttaaaaatactaattttaaaatTGGAGCCGTCTCTAACAGTAATTATTTCCTAACACTAGATGTTCCCAGTCTTCTGGATGAATAATGACTGGTAATATTTAACCATTTTTCTCCAATCCCAGATGGTCAGGGAACAGCCCTGGGGCAGAACAGTCACCCTGAATCTGCCAATAATAAATCTTGATAATGGATGACGGACGTGGCCAATTTATGCACTCATACATGGTTGATGCAGTTTTAAAGtttctttatgtttgtatttttcatgATAAGATTCTACATCTTAAGACTGTGTACAtatgttagacttttgttgttggtgaggatctttcacaatcctttccaatgacaaaaggctGAAAGATGCTCTGTGAAGAGGGGAAGGGAGAaggagtgagcagcaccccagtgtgctctctccccttcacttgcattgcagttgttcatcgttcatggattggccaggacgaatccatgaacaatCTCAGATGGctactgtacacatcagattcccgtcccatactagccctgaagtgacAATCGGACGAGAATTAGCCTTACACACTGTTCATAGCCTTACACACTGCTTGGTCACTAAACATCCAGGAATAAACTACACAATGAAAGAAGAGCAGGCCATAAAAAAACTGGTATGGATCAGAATGTTAAAGGAAAGAGGTTTGACAGATGAAGATGCCTCCAGCAAACATCCACAAGGAATACAATGTCACATTACTCCCATGTGAAAAGCAACACTGAACCCACACCTGCTGCCATTCCCCATCATGTTTAATTATGTATTGTGTGTGCAGCACACAGGCAAACCATTCATCAAGGGGGATAAAAATCAGCTTTCgtcatatatcaaatatatatctCATTCTATACTTGATGGAAACATTATCACAATACAATATGTTACCCTATATTCCATTATTAGCGATTCATGACTATTACTAACCCTAAGCCAGCAGATAAGCGTAATAAGtaagcagaaaaaagaaatagtttgGAGTGCTTCCTTTTCacaaccaaaataaatattagggCTAACTGACCAAATGGTGTGAATAGCTAACTACAAAAATTTTATCTCATAGGTAAAAGTCACATAAAATATACAGTTCaactaataaaatagttttgtttttttttttattattattaccttgtattttttCTCCCGATGCATTGTTTATTCCTCATACTGTCCTAGTCAATACAACAGAGATTATTGCCATGCAAATATTTGGAGCAATACCTGGGTACAATCTTTGGGAACTTTTACAAACAGAATAccacaaaaaaatgatcattaaagTGCATCCATTAAATTCTGCTAATCACAACTAATGCATATGGTATGATATAGGAAATTGTCCCCAATATATGGCATGACAGTGGACACACTCATATGTGCTTGCTTGTATGAAGGGAACACATATGGGCACTTTCTGTCACAGAAAACTAACTGGCACATGTGAAACCTCATCTGAAGCGGTTCCTAAAATAAAGCAGCATGAGTCTTTTCAGGTATGGGTTTGAAAACCATAAAAATCCCTTATTTAGGTTTACTGGAAACATATTTCAAACCTCACTGAATATGGAAACCGTGAAATAAAGTACTAGACCGACACGCAGCTGTTTACCCATTTCCAAAGTTGATCCTGGGCAGGCTAGGAATTACAAAATCATTGCTGATCTGTACCACATATCTCAGGATTGCTTTATGGATTGGTAATAAAAAGGCATGGTCTAGTAATCAGGACTAAAAATTGATCCTCCACTGACCAGGAAGGAGCAATTTTAAAGTTTCAGTGCAACTCGACAGCAGTGAAGGACAAGCCCAAGATAGTGTCACCAAGTTTCAATGGTAATTCCACTAAATGTGTCCAATGCAAATGGTGACAACGGGGATATTTGTCAAACTGAGCTGTAGCAACATCAAATAAGGAGGTGAGAAAAGAGACTGACCAATGCACTCATCAAAGGGAaccttttatattataataaacagtttataaacttttataatataCTAAAAACAATGGTGGTGGCTGGATGACCAGACAGTGCAGCCAGCCTCAGAAGTTCCATCTCCCAGATAGCCCCCTGAGAATGAGTAGCTGGGTCATGCAACTGTCTTTGTCCAGCCTATGGAAAAGGATGGTAGATGTGCATGGCAGGTGATAGATCAgtcaaatatataaagaaaaaaaggaatgtaaaaaaaagtcccatCACATTTagaatcactgctttaaaataaaaaataaaaaaaacgaaaCAGGTTCCCTTGCTATAGTCAGAGATTGAAACTAGTGAAAGTTGGTTCATGGTTCATGGTTCAAACTACCTAAACTTCTGAAACTACTGCATTCGTTTTTCGAAAATGAATATTCACATCATTAAGGTTTGTTACCAAACCCCAGAgacacattacaatataaagtatataaagtagaTCTCTTTACGCACATAAAAATCATGCACAGAAAGGGTAAATCCAAATGaaattgaaaacaataaattTCTCTTGCAATGAAGATTTCAGCATAGTAATAACAGCTCACCTACTATTCCATAGCTAACCAGAATTGCTTTTTCTAAACCCAGTTAGGTCTTCAAACAGTTAAAGAGCAAAACAGTGCCAGGTGAATGCAGCTGCAGGGGAAACAAACTGCTGCTTTCTCTTGACTGAGTAAACCATAAATTAGGAGAGGAGATACCAAAGGATGATTTTTTGGGTTAACTGTAGTTTAGCATTAGTGTAGGAGATAGGACAAtgcagttttctttatttataccCAGCTCAGGTTGGATCCCcccaaatattagaaatataatatatatatatacacacacacacacacatacaataggGTTATATACCCTACACTACCTTGATATCACTTGTTGAGCTCAGCATCTCTATATTAACTGAATGTAACTGAAATATATCAGACAGAATACTATTCAGTACACCAAGTCTGAAACCAAAGTCATAgcaaaggtgcgtacacacttccaatttttatcgttccaatcgaacgacgaacgatcgattgggaaaaaaatcgttcgtaaaaaagtaaccaacgacgccgacgaacgaggaaaNNNNNNNNNNNNNNNNNNNNNNNNNNNNNNNNNNNNNNNNNNNNNNNNNNNNNNNNNNNNNNNNNNNNNNNNNNNNNNNNNNNNNNNNNNNNNNNNNNNNNNNNNNNNNNNNNNNNNNNNNNNNNNNNNNNNNNNNNNNNNNNNNNNNNNNNNNNNNNNNNNNNNNNNNNNNNNNNNNNNNNNNNNNNNNNNNNNNNNNNNNNNNNNNNNNNNNNNNNNNNNNNNNNNNNNNNNNNNNNNNNNNNNNNNNNNNNNNNNNNNNNNNNNNNNNNNNNNNNNNNNNNNNNNNNNNNNNNNNNNNNNNNNNNNNNNNNNNNNNNNNNNNNNNNNNNNNNNNNNNNNNNNNNNNATCCATGATTAGGATTAAGCCGTGTTAAACACATGCAATGAAAAACCTAGTTAGACATCAAGAAGTCAATGTGGAATATTTGACTAAGGATTGAGATGTTGCTTTATCTATCAAGCGGTCATCAGGTTTATGATTTAAGCAGACataaaatgtgatatattacTGGCTGTATAAAGTGGGACTTATCAGCAAGTCTCAGGGGAATGTAATGGGCAGATGGCCACCAGCAGACAGCGCTGCTCCAAGTTAGTCATCAAAATGAACAGTTTACATGATATGAAATAAGAAGACACACACCATAttcaataaaacacacacacaccaaaatgTCTGAGAAACCGACTGGAAATCATAATATAAGGAACTATGGAAACTTATTCAAGTTTCCAtcaaaaactgacatttttaccttttttaatactTGCTTTTGATATTGTTTCATACGCAAATGAGAGTTTTCCCCTCTACTGCCAGTGTATTCAGCAACCCTGCTGAGAAATAGACCTGCACTGACAGAGAACAATTACCAGATTCTGCAGGTTATAAACACCCCATGTGGATATACTCTCAGAGATCACATACACAAATATCAGATCACATATACCttatcctctcctcctcctgtgtcacggtctgtcatttgaaacccttatttaatgtacagcgctgcataatatgttggcgatatatatttcctgtttattaataataataatagtatttctGGAAAGTGTATACTTCacccagtgatctccccagccccttttaccctggcgcaccacccagcatttttcagtggttactgaagagttgggtcacagtacagggcctgccacccacctacaatttcttaacactcggcttaaaaaaatttgtgGGTTGAACACTGACTTCATTCATGTATGCACAAATATTAAGTCTTTTAATACATATGAATGTGAACTATCTTGCCTTTgtgtacatttaatataaaagctGCACCATTACTAATATTGTATTGAAACATCAAGCAAATATacaattaataaatttatatttacttcATGCTTCAATACAATCGtacttttgcagaaaaaaaaaacgttttctcTACTCTATTTTAATTACTTCCAAGTACTATGGGATTGGCATTTATTCGACGTACTATTTAGGAAAGGTATCATTCCCCCCAATTCCCCTTATTAAGGCTGCACCATTACTAAGCTGAGTTTAGTCAAATAAAAGGTATTATCAGATGACAGACCCCATCTTTAGTTTCAGAATTGTCTTCTCCATCATGTCACTGGAGTCAACAGAGGGTTCTATGAAACGTATTACTTCCTCACTGCTATTAACTTTTTCTATAAGAATATTAGGAATGAACGCAGCATGCATCAGATCAGCATCTGCAAGGAGATTTCTGCTGATAGGCATTGGATGTATGACAGTCCCTGGATCTGATATACCTGGTGCAGTTGTGACAATCCCTGACTAGTTCAGATCACATGAGTGTttaacagaaattttttttaaacctggtgtgaagaaattgtaggcggtgGTTGCCTCCATATAGTAATCTGACTCTTCAATAACCttccaaaaacaggcgggtggtgcacccagctaaaaggggctggggagaacactgcacatgtaTGTCTGTCAATAACAGGATGCAATATATATGCAATGTCTGGATCACCAATATACAAAGGTAAGGCTTAGCTTATGTATACACATaggatttttgtcactggaaacaatattttatgatcTTTTCCAGTAACAGATAAACAAGCAAGAGCTGtacccattctgttctatgaataAGGGAGGACAactgagcagcaccctgctgtgctctcctccattgacacGCATAGTAGTCATACATGGTCCTTGTTAATTGATAGACCATACTTGATTTATAAACAACATTGAGGGGCTGCTATACATGTCACAATCTTAACGAAGGCGCACACGACATTTCTGTTGTCTAAAGTGTGTTTGCAACCCTTACCGTGTCTCTAATATCTGGTCCAGGTGTGGCTGTCTCATATCAGAGGTCAGAAGCTGCTGTCTCTCTGAAATGTGAGCCTGCTCTCTCTAATATCTGATGTATATCTGGCAGTCAGTGGCTGGCAATGGCTGGATGATTATTATCGGTCACTGTGTATTGTAGTGATTGGAAGGCACAAGGTGGGCACATGGGGTGGGTACATGGGCACATGGGGTGGGTACATGGGCACATGGGGTGGGTACATGGGCACATGGGGTGGGTACATGGGCACATTGGAGAGCTCTGCCCCCATTCCCGGGCTGTGCACTCACCCTGGATGACATGTTCTGGGGAAATAGTCTTCTTTTCCGACTTGTTGCAGATCTCATTGGCCTCGGAGGA
This portion of the Pyxicephalus adspersus chromosome 8, UCB_Pads_2.0, whole genome shotgun sequence genome encodes:
- the DR1 gene encoding protein Dr1; the protein is MASSSGNDDDLTIPRAAINKMIKETLPSVRVANDARELVVNCCTEFIHLISSEANEICNKSEKKTISPEHVIQALESLGFGSYISEVKEVLQECKTVALKRRKASSRLENLGIPEEELLRQQQELFAKARQQQAELAQQEWLQMQQAAQQAQLAAASASASNQAGSSQDEEEDDI